The following coding sequences are from one Pelagovum sp. HNIBRBA483 window:
- the hspQ gene encoding heat shock protein HspQ: MLKTRAKYYLGQVVRHRKHPFRGVVFDVDPQFNNTEEWYQAIPEEIRPSKDQPYYHLLAENDQSYYVAYVSEQNLIADYSGVPVKHPDLEDFFGPFTDGYYPLEVAMN, encoded by the coding sequence ATGCTAAAGACACGGGCAAAATATTATTTGGGCCAGGTAGTGCGGCACCGCAAGCATCCTTTTCGGGGGGTGGTTTTTGATGTTGATCCCCAATTCAACAATACCGAGGAATGGTATCAGGCGATCCCCGAAGAAATTCGGCCGTCGAAAGACCAGCCCTATTATCACCTCCTCGCAGAGAATGATCAGAGCTATTATGTGGCCTATGTGTCGGAGCAGAACCTGATCGCGGACTATTCTGGCGTGCCCGTCAAACATCCTGACCTAGAGGATTTCTTTGGCCCGTTTACGGATGGCTACTACCCGCTCGAAGTGGCGATGAACTAA